A region from the Corylus avellana chromosome ca7, CavTom2PMs-1.0 genome encodes:
- the LOC132187022 gene encoding phosphoglycerate mutase-like protein 4, whose amino-acid sequence MSALRILRTVNPESLCSRRNTSQPINPPRPRLKFSVAKTFLGLNGARSSSLTVTRLPTHQLRTAESCMAESDSSVVNPAYAEIIVVRHGETEWNVDGRIQGHLDVELNDAGRQQAAAVADRLSREPNISVVYSSDLKRAFDTAQIIATSCGGLEVIKEPDLRERHLGDLQGLVLREAAKISPKAYKAFLNHKTDQELPGGGESLDQLYERCTSSLERIGRKHKGERVVVVTHGGVIRTLYKKACPNGRSGGKVLNTSVNIFLLSDGEWTIKLRGDTSHLNQTGFLESGFGGDRTSG is encoded by the exons ATGAGCGCACTGCGCATCTTGCGCACTGTAAATCCAGAATCCCTGTGTTCTCGTCGTAATACGTCACAGCCAATCAATCCTCCACGTCCACGCTTGAAATTTTCCGTCGCTAAAACCTTTCTCGGACTCAACGGCGCGCGCAGCAGCAGCTTAACCGTGACTCGTCTCCCAACTCACCAACTAAGAACGGCCGAGTCGTGCATGGCCGAGTCTGATTCCAG CGTGGTAAATCCAGCTTATGCTGAGATTATTGTGGTGCGCCACGGCGAAACGGAGTGGAACGTTGACGGAAGAATTCAG GGACACCTGGATGTTGAACTTAATGATGCTGGGAGACAACAAGCAGCTGCA GTGGCTGATAGACTATCCAGGGAACCTAACATCTCTGTTGTATACTCTTCCGACTTGAAACGAGCTTTCGATACTGCACAGATAATTGCAACCAGCTGTGGTGGGCTAGAG GTTATTAAAGAACCTGACTTACGGGAAAGACACTTGGGGGATCTTCAAGGCCTTGTACTACGTGAAGCAGCAAAGATTAGTCCTAAGGCTTACAAggcatttttaaatcacaagaCTGATCAGGAACTTCCA GGTGGTGGTGAAAGTCTCGACCAACTTTATGAACGGTGCACATCATCATTGGAGAGAATTGGTAGAAAGCATAAAG GAGAACGAGTGGTCGTAGTCACTCATGGTGGTGTCATCAGAACACTGTATAAAAAAGCTTGCCCTAATGGAAGGTCTGGAGGGAAAGTGCTGAATACATCCGTCAACATATTTCTCTTGTCAGACGGGGAGTGGACCATAAAATTGCGGGGTGATACCAGTCATCTCAACCAAACAGGATTTCTGGAGTCGGGATTTGGTGGGGATAGAACTTCTGGTTAG
- the LOC132186947 gene encoding peptidyl-prolyl cis-trans isomerase CYP40-like has product MVNPNPNPNPRCYLDISIGGELEGRMVVELYKDVVPKTAENFRALCTGEKGIGPYTGVPLHYKGIYFHRIIKGFMIQGGDISAQDGTGGESIYGLKFEDENFELKHERKGMLSMANSGPNTNGSQFFITTTRTSHLDGKHVVFGRVIKGMGLVRSIEHVTTGESDYPTQDVIIVDCGEIPEGTDDGISNFFKDGDTYADWPADLDTKPDEISWWMKAVDDIKSFGNADYKKQDYKNALRKYRKGLRYVDICWEKEDIDQEKSSLLRKTKSQIFTNSSACKLKLGDLKGALLDADFAIRDDEDNVKALFRQGQAYMALNDVDSAVESFKKALELEPNDGGIKKELATARKKIADRRDLEKKAYSRMFQ; this is encoded by the exons atggtgaaccctaaccctaatcctAACCCAAGGTGCTACTTGGATATAAGCATAGGAGGAGAGCTAGAAGGGAGGATGGTGGTGGAGCTCTACAAGGACGTGGTCCCCAAAACCGCCGAGAATTTCAGGGCTCTCTGCACCGGAGAGAAAGGCATTGGCCCTTACACCGGTGTTCCCCTCCACTacaag GGGATCTATTTTCATCGCATCATCAAAGGTTTTATGATTCAAGGTGGAGACATATCCGCTCAGGATGGCACTGGAGGCGAATCTATTTACGGCTTGAAATTTGAAGATGAAAACTTCGAGTTGAAGCATGAAAGAAAAGGGATGTTATCGATGGCTAATTCAGGGCCAAACACCAATGGATCCCAGTTTTTTATTACTACAACTCGCACTTCTCATCTAGATGGAAAGCATGTTGTATTTGGGAGGGTAATCAAAGGAATGGGTTTGGTTCGTTCAATCGAGCATGTTACAACTGGAGAGAGTGATTATCCCACTCAAGATGTTATCATTGTGGATTGTGGCGAAATTCCTGAGGGTACAGATGATGGAATATCGAACTTCTTTAAGGATGGTGATACATATGCTGATTGGCCTGCTGACCTTGATACCAAACCGGATGAAATTTCTTGGTGGATGAAAGCTGTAGATGACATTAAGAGTTTTGGAAATGCAGATTACAAG AAGCAAGACTATAAGAATGCTCTTAGAAAGTATCGTAAAGGTTTGCGCTACGTGGATATATGCTGGGAAAAGGAAGACATTGATCAAG AGAAAAGTTCATTGTTGCGAAAGACAAAGTCTCAAATATTTACAAATAGTTCT GCTTGTAAATTGAAATTAGGAGATCTAAAAGGAGCATTGTTGGACGCGGACTTTGCAATTCGTGATGATGAGGATAATGTGAAAGCTTTGTTTCGCCAAGGCCAG GCATATATGGCCTTAAATGACGTAGATTCGGCAGTTGAAAGCTTCAAGAAGGCATTAGAATTGGAGCCCAATGATG GAGGAATAAAGAAAGAGCTTGCCACTGCAAGGAAGAAG ATTGCTGATAGACGTGATCTGGAAAAAAAGGCTTACTCTAGAATGTTTCAATAG
- the LOC132186948 gene encoding patatin-like protein 2, protein MATGLGKGKMVTVLSIDGGGIRGLIPATLLSFLESKLQELDGTHARVADYFDIIAGTSTGGLVTTMLAAPNNDNRPMYAANDITNFYLDHCPRIFPQKSFKHPLSSLTSMFGGMTGPKYNGNYLRELTNDLLGNLTLKQTLTNVIIPAFDIKLLQPVIFSTNDAKLNDLKNARLADVCIGTSAAPTFLPAHYFETKNAEGKTRCFDLIDGGVAANNPTMIAISQILKETLLQNSGLNDVKEAEYGEGRLVLSLGTGEDKVEEKYTAANASKWGKFRWVYDKSSRATPFLDIYGDASSDMVDFYVSALFQAHDRRNNYLRIQDDNLTGDARSVDIATAENLERLVEIGKELLTKPVSRVNLETGRFEEIKDKGTNKEALAYFAKLLVEERKHRQNQ, encoded by the exons ATGGCGACTGGTCTTGGAAAGGGCAAGATGGTGACTGTGTTGAGCATTGATGGAGGTGGCATCAGAGGGTTAATTCCAGCCACCCTCCTCAGCTTTCTTGAATCAAAGCTTCAG GAATTGGACGGGACCCATGCAAGAGTTGCAGATTATTTCGACATAATTGCAGGAACAAGTACAGGTGGCCTAGTCACCACCATGCTTGCAGCTCCCAACAACGACAACCGTCCCATGTATGCTGCAAACGACATCACCAACTTCTATTTAGACCACTGTCCCAGGATTTTCCCCCAGAAGAG TTTCAAACACCCTCTGAGTTCATTGACAAGCATGTTCGGTGGCATGACGGGGCCAAAGTACAACGGGAACTACCTGCGGGAATTGACAAACGATCTACTTGGGAACCTAACTTTGAAGCAGACCCTAACGAACGTGATCATCCCAGCCTTCGATATCAAGCTCCTCCAGCCAGTGATCTTTTCAACCAATGAT GCAAAATTGAATGATTTGAAGAACGCTAGGCTAGCGGATGTTTGCATAGGCACCTCTGCAGCCCCCACTTTTCTTCCAGCACACTACTTTGAGACAAAGAATGCCGAGGGAAAAACTCGCTGCTTCGATCTCATTGACGGTGGAGTTGCTGCCAATAACCCT ACTATGATTGCCATAAGCCAGATTTTGAAAGAAACGTTGCTGCAAAACAGTGGGTTAAATGATGTAAAAGAGGCGGAGTACGGCGAGGGAAGGCTAGTTCTATCATTAGGGACGGGAGAGGACAAGGTTGAAGAGAAGTATACGGCAGCCAATGCGTCCAAATGGGGTAAGTTTCGTTGGGTGTATGACAAGAGCAGTCGCGCCACTCCATTCCTTGACATATATGGCGATGCAAGTTCTGATATGGTTGACTTTTACGTGTCCGCGCTCTTCCAAGCCCACGACCGTAGGAACAACTACCTCCGTATTCag GATGACAATTTGACCGGAGATGCGCGGTCGGTTGACATTGCGACCGCCGAGAATCTGGAAAGGCTTGTGGAGATCGGGAAGGAGCTATTGACGAAGCCAGTGTCGAGGGTGAATTTGGAAACTGGGAGGTTCGAGGAAATTAAGGACAAGGGTACTAACAAAGAAGCGCTTGCCTACTTCGCCAAGCTGCTTGTGGAGGAAAGGAAGCACAGGCAAAACCAGTGA